In Nymphaea colorata isolate Beijing-Zhang1983 chromosome 3, ASM883128v2, whole genome shotgun sequence, a genomic segment contains:
- the LOC116250009 gene encoding zinc finger BED domain-containing protein RICESLEEPER 2-like: protein MVKDGLSAIKNEIISITDAVKYIKVSPSRLHGFAAAGRELDLSTTKKLVLDVPTRWNSTYFMLETALAYKDAFARYSMEDPGFVWLLVPKDWEKIAVICDFLHVFYDVSTLFSGSSYATANLYFLEIWRVQEILQEKVENEGGFMKAMAVKMKEKFDKYWKSCNLLMVIASILDPRVKLTLSEFVFSRIYQSREEREEQMQMIKQSLQDVYESYIQRNEVDVNISTASTTSSSIQGRESQDTPHGGRKLFFKFLGKAENVVFQVTKSEIDTYLEDGLIKHDDNGDEDSFNILQWWKDKESKYRILSQMARDLLSIPITSAASEKAFSTGGRIVNDSRSSLMPKTVKALVCLGNWVKNDGDPMHEVLTKVSMF from the coding sequence ATGGTAAAAGATGGGTTGAGTGccattaaaaatgaaattattagCATTACAGATGCAGTTAAATATATCAAAGTGTCACCTTCAAGACTCCATGGTTTTGCAGCTGCAGGTAGAGAGTTGGATCTTTCAACGACAAAGAAGTTAGTGTtagatgtaccaactcgatggaattcaacatattttatgttggaaacAGCTCTTGCATATAAAGATGCTTTTGCAAGATATAGCATGGAAGACCCAGGTTTTGTATGGTTGCTTGTACCTAAGGATTGGGAAAAAATAGCAGTgatatgtgattttcttcatgttttctaTGATGTGTCCACCTTATTTTCTGGGTCATCTTATGCAACAgcaaacttatattttcttgaaatttggagagTTCAAGAAATATTGCAGGAAAAGGTTGAAAATGAAGGTGGGTTTATGAAGGCAATGGcagtgaaaatgaaggagaaatttgataaatattggaaATCTTGTAACTTGTTAATGGTTATTGCATCCATATTAGATCCACGCGTGAAACTCACATTATCAGAATTTGTCTTTTCAAGAATTTACcaatcaagagaagaaagggaagaacaaatGCAAATGATAAAACAATCTTTACAAGATGTTTATGAAAGttacattcaaagaaatgaagtggatGTCAATATTTCTACTGCTTCAACTACTTCCTCTAGTATTCAAGGTCGAGAGAGTCAAGACACCCCACATGGTGGAAGGAAgttattttttaagttcttagGTAAAGCTGAGAATGTTGTTTTTCAGGTCACCAAATCTGAGATAGACACATATTTGGAGGATGGATTGATTAAGCATGATGATAATGGTGATGAagattctttcaatattttgcaaTGGTGGAAGGATAAGGAATCTAAGTATcgaattctttcacaaatggcACGTGATCTGTTGTCAATTCCAATAACTTCTGCTGCTTCAGAAAAAGCTTTCAGTACAGGAGGTCGAATTGTTAATGATAGTCGTAGTTCATTGATGCCAAAAACAGTTAaagctttggtttgtttgggtAATTGGGTAAAGAATGATGGTGATCCAATGCATGAAGTTTTAACAAAAGTAAGTATGTTTTGA